Proteins encoded together in one Streptomyces sp. NBC_01408 window:
- a CDS encoding UBP-type zinc finger domain-containing protein: protein MAHERIPGIDLTARPSGDGCVECLAGDGPGWWFHLRRCAACGHIGCCDSSPSRHGTKHARAAGHAFLTSFEPGESWFWNIETEQYYEGPLLTPPTSHPASQPTPGPLGKVPADWQLHLR, encoded by the coding sequence ATGGCTCACGAGCGGATCCCGGGTATTGATCTCACCGCGCGGCCGAGTGGGGACGGGTGCGTGGAGTGCCTGGCGGGCGATGGTCCGGGGTGGTGGTTCCACCTGCGGCGCTGCGCGGCGTGCGGGCACATCGGATGCTGTGACTCCTCTCCCTCGCGGCACGGCACGAAGCACGCCCGGGCGGCCGGGCACGCCTTCCTGACGAGCTTCGAGCCGGGAGAGTCCTGGTTCTGGAACATCGAGACCGAGCAGTACTACGAGGGCCCGCTCCTGACACCGCCCACCTCGCACCCGGCCTCGCAGCCGACGCCGGGGCCGCTGGGCAAGGTCCCGGCGGACTGGCAACTGCACCTGCGCTGA
- a CDS encoding bifunctional 2-polyprenyl-6-hydroxyphenol methylase/3-demethylubiquinol 3-O-methyltransferase UbiG, whose amino-acid sequence MRAGRAWAAATATTAPRAPAAWRENPYDEALRDGRGPLFLRRVDGWLLPLDVERWCAAPDAADLSVLARCGDSVLDVGCGPGRLVAALAARGHRALGIDVSPEAVARAERLGGLALCRSVFDRLPGEGRWNTVLLIDGNIGIGGDPTALLKRLAEVTCSGGSVIAECLEVDVDDRCEVRIDDGRGRTGAPFAWARVGAAALYRHAEAAGWARREQWSAGGRVFVELARRPRPRTPVRAVPMPVST is encoded by the coding sequence GTGAGGGCCGGCCGGGCGTGGGCCGCGGCGACCGCCACCACCGCCCCGCGGGCGCCCGCCGCCTGGCGGGAGAATCCGTACGACGAAGCGCTGCGCGACGGCCGCGGGCCACTCTTCCTGCGCCGCGTGGACGGCTGGCTGCTGCCGCTCGACGTGGAACGCTGGTGCGCCGCCCCGGATGCCGCGGACCTGAGCGTGCTCGCGCGCTGCGGGGACTCCGTCCTGGACGTCGGATGCGGGCCCGGCCGGCTGGTCGCCGCCCTCGCGGCGCGGGGCCACCGGGCGCTGGGCATCGACGTGAGCCCGGAGGCGGTGGCGCGTGCCGAACGGCTGGGCGGGCTCGCCCTGTGCCGGTCGGTGTTCGACCGCCTGCCGGGAGAAGGCCGTTGGAACACGGTCCTGCTCATCGACGGCAACATAGGCATCGGCGGGGACCCCACGGCCCTGCTGAAGCGTCTGGCGGAAGTGACCTGCTCCGGCGGGAGCGTCATCGCCGAATGCCTGGAGGTCGATGTGGACGACCGCTGCGAGGTCCGGATCGACGACGGCAGGGGCAGGACGGGCGCCCCGTTCGCCTGGGCCCGGGTCGGCGCCGCGGCGCTGTACCGGCACGCCGAAGCCGCCGGATGGGCCCGCCGGGAGCAGTGGTCGGCCGGCGGCCGGGTCTTCGTGGAGCTGGCGCGGCGGCCTCGGCCGCGGACGCCGGTCCGTGCGGTGCCGATGCCGGTGTCGACGTGA
- a CDS encoding NAD(P)-dependent oxidoreductase, whose protein sequence is MRVLVTGGAGFIGAHIVTSLIERGHEPVVLDALLPAAHAVAPVLPDAELLIGDVRDAQEVRAALRGVDTVCHQAAMVGLGKDFADAPAYVSCNDLGTAVLLAAMAESGVRRLVLAGSMVVYGEGRYECPRDGLVRPGPREAADLEARRFEPRCPGCGSELVPGLVDEHAPVDPRNVYATTKLAQEHLAAAWARSTDGRAVSLRYHNVYGPGMPKDTPYAGVASFFRSALARGEAPRVFEDGAQRRDFVHVRDVAAANAVALEAVGDRAAGSFVAYNTGSGEPHTIGEMAGALAAAHGGPAPVVTGEFRLGDVRHITADSARLRSELGWLPQVGFAEGMAEFARADQRASAAAPQHR, encoded by the coding sequence ATGCGAGTACTTGTCACAGGAGGCGCGGGCTTCATCGGCGCGCACATCGTCACGTCACTGATCGAACGCGGGCACGAGCCAGTGGTCCTGGACGCGTTGCTGCCCGCGGCCCATGCGGTGGCTCCGGTCCTTCCGGACGCCGAACTGCTCATCGGGGACGTCCGGGACGCGCAGGAGGTACGGGCGGCTCTGCGCGGGGTCGACACCGTGTGCCATCAGGCGGCGATGGTCGGACTGGGGAAGGACTTCGCGGACGCGCCCGCGTACGTCAGCTGCAACGACCTCGGCACCGCAGTGCTGCTGGCGGCAATGGCGGAGTCGGGGGTACGCCGCCTGGTGCTCGCGGGGTCGATGGTCGTGTACGGGGAGGGGCGCTACGAGTGCCCGCGGGACGGGCTCGTGCGGCCCGGTCCGCGCGAGGCCGCCGATCTGGAGGCGCGGCGGTTCGAACCGCGCTGCCCCGGCTGCGGGTCGGAGCTCGTCCCGGGTCTGGTGGACGAGCACGCCCCGGTGGATCCGCGCAATGTGTACGCGACGACCAAGCTGGCGCAGGAGCACCTGGCCGCCGCGTGGGCGCGGTCCACGGACGGGCGGGCGGTGTCGCTGCGCTACCACAACGTGTACGGGCCGGGCATGCCGAAGGACACCCCGTACGCGGGGGTGGCGTCCTTCTTCCGGTCCGCGCTGGCCCGGGGCGAGGCACCGCGGGTCTTCGAGGACGGGGCCCAGCGGCGGGACTTCGTCCACGTACGGGATGTGGCGGCGGCCAACGCCGTGGCTCTGGAGGCGGTGGGTGACCGTGCGGCGGGGTCGTTCGTCGCGTACAACACGGGCAGCGGCGAACCGCACACCATCGGGGAGATGGCCGGCGCGCTCGCGGCGGCGCACGGCGGCCCCGCACCTGTGGTGACCGGTGAGTTCCGGCTCGGCGACGTACGGCACATCACCGCCGATTCCGCACGGCTGCGCAGCGAGCTGGGGTGGCTTCCGCAGGTCGGCTTCGCCGAGGGAATGGCCGAGTTCGCGCGGGCGGACCAGCGCGCGTCGGCCGCCGCCCCGCAGCACCGGTAG
- a CDS encoding YceI family protein, protein MAMNRWFFEPGHTAAEFRARHMMVTYVRGQLKNVQGLLEVDPDKPEKARVEATVDATQVYTGQPDRDAHLRSADFFDVEHHPTWTFAGSRIHQVSGTEFEVTGELTVRGVTRSVTFDVTYLGQWDTPWWEEGQDLGPRRRAGFVAKTRINRHDFGVSWNDVIDRGGVVVSPMVDVMVDVEAVLEPGGTAAEDSTA, encoded by the coding sequence ATGGCCATGAACAGATGGTTCTTCGAGCCCGGTCATACCGCGGCGGAGTTCCGCGCCAGGCACATGATGGTCACCTACGTACGCGGGCAGCTCAAGAACGTGCAGGGCTTGCTGGAGGTCGATCCCGACAAGCCGGAGAAGGCGCGGGTGGAGGCGACGGTCGATGCGACCCAGGTGTACACCGGTCAGCCCGACCGCGACGCCCACCTCCGCAGTGCTGATTTCTTCGACGTCGAGCACCACCCGACGTGGACGTTCGCAGGGTCGCGCATTCACCAGGTGAGCGGAACCGAGTTCGAGGTCACCGGCGAGCTCACGGTGCGTGGCGTGACGCGCTCCGTGACCTTCGACGTCACCTACCTGGGACAGTGGGACACCCCCTGGTGGGAGGAGGGGCAGGACCTCGGGCCCAGGCGACGCGCCGGCTTCGTCGCCAAGACGCGTATCAACCGGCATGACTTCGGGGTGAGTTGGAACGACGTGATCGACCGCGGCGGAGTGGTCGTCAGCCCCATGGTCGATGTCATGGTCGACGTCGAGGCCGTCCTCGAGCCCGGTGGGACGGCCGCCGAGGACAGCACGGCCTGA
- a CDS encoding glycosyltransferase family 2 protein has translation MTVDLVLPCLNEAEALPWVLARVPAGWRALVVDNGSTDGSAAIATELGATVVRESRRGFGAACHAGLLAATADIVCFCDCDASLDPGLLAGFAATVSDGGADLVLGRRRPQGRGAWPVHARAGNLAVSRMLRRRTGLRLHDLGPMRAARREALLGLGLTDRRSGYPLQMVVRAADAGWRVQEVDVPYLPRAGKSKVTGTWRGTWQAVRDMGRVLAEPSAGSAVVTGGRV, from the coding sequence GTGACCGTAGATCTCGTACTTCCCTGTCTGAACGAGGCCGAGGCCCTGCCCTGGGTACTCGCCCGCGTCCCTGCCGGCTGGCGTGCCCTCGTGGTCGACAACGGGTCCACCGACGGATCCGCCGCCATCGCGACCGAACTCGGAGCCACCGTGGTACGCGAATCCCGCCGCGGGTTCGGCGCGGCCTGCCACGCCGGGCTGCTCGCCGCCACGGCGGACATCGTCTGCTTCTGCGACTGCGACGCCTCGCTCGACCCCGGTCTGCTGGCGGGTTTCGCGGCGACCGTGTCGGACGGCGGCGCGGACCTCGTCCTGGGGCGGCGCCGACCCCAGGGGCGGGGCGCCTGGCCGGTCCACGCACGCGCGGGAAATCTGGCGGTGTCCCGCATGCTGCGCCGCCGCACCGGTCTGCGTCTGCACGACCTGGGCCCGATGCGGGCGGCACGGCGCGAGGCGCTGCTCGGCCTCGGGCTGACCGATCGGCGCAGTGGCTATCCGCTCCAGATGGTGGTCCGCGCGGCCGATGCCGGCTGGCGGGTACAGGAGGTCGACGTGCCCTATCTGCCCCGGGCCGGGAAGTCCAAGGTGACCGGCACCTGGCGGGGCACCTGGCAGGCGGTGCGCGACATGGGCCGCGTGCTCGCCGAGCCCTCCGCCGGTTCGGCGGTCGTGACGGGAGGCCGGGTGTGA
- a CDS encoding DM13 domain-containing protein, translating into MRRRGRLLVGAVIAGTLVLGAGLYWFQPWKLWQSETVSESLPAAAAPKAPAGSGGGSAAPAGPQTVSSGELISHEHATTGTVKVIRLADGSHTLRLENLDTSNGPDLRVLLSDAPVKEGVAGWRVFDDGKYVTLGKLKGNKGDQNYELPPGVDLTQYTSVSIWCDRFDVSFGAAALAKA; encoded by the coding sequence ATGAGGCGTCGAGGCCGGTTGCTGGTCGGAGCGGTGATCGCGGGCACGCTGGTGCTGGGCGCGGGGCTGTACTGGTTCCAGCCGTGGAAGCTGTGGCAGAGCGAGACCGTGAGCGAGTCGCTGCCCGCGGCGGCTGCACCGAAGGCCCCGGCCGGGTCGGGCGGGGGTTCCGCCGCACCGGCCGGTCCGCAGACGGTCTCTTCGGGCGAGCTGATCAGCCACGAGCACGCGACGACCGGAACGGTGAAGGTCATCAGGCTGGCCGACGGCTCCCACACGCTGCGCCTGGAGAACCTCGACACCAGCAACGGCCCGGACCTGCGGGTGCTGCTGAGCGATGCCCCGGTCAAGGAGGGCGTGGCCGGCTGGCGCGTCTTCGACGACGGCAAGTACGTCACCCTGGGCAAGCTCAAGGGCAACAAGGGCGATCAGAACTACGAGCTGCCGCCCGGTGTCGACCTGACCCAGTACACGAGCGTGAGCATCTGGTGCGACCGTTTCGACGTCTCGTTCGGAGCCGCGGCCCTCGCGAAGGCGTGA
- a CDS encoding DNA alkylation repair protein has protein sequence MAELAGLEDPKAREVNERHGDDHGVNLGKLRAIAKRLKTQQELACRLWETDDTAARLLAILICRPKAFGRDELDAMLREARTPKVHDWLVNYVVKKNPHAEELRLAWSADPDPVVASAGWALTTERVAKQPEGLDLAGLLDVIEAEMKDAPDRLQWAMNHCLAQIGIEHAEYRTRAIGIGERLEVLKDYPTSPGCTSPFAPVWINEMVRRQS, from the coding sequence ATGGCCGAGCTGGCCGGGCTCGAGGACCCGAAGGCACGCGAGGTGAACGAGAGACACGGTGACGACCACGGTGTGAACCTCGGCAAACTGCGGGCGATCGCGAAGCGGCTGAAGACCCAGCAGGAACTCGCGTGCCGGCTCTGGGAGACGGACGACACCGCCGCGAGACTGCTGGCGATCCTGATCTGCCGCCCGAAGGCGTTCGGGCGTGACGAGCTGGACGCCATGCTGCGCGAGGCGCGCACACCCAAGGTGCACGACTGGCTCGTGAACTACGTGGTGAAGAAGAACCCGCACGCCGAAGAGCTGCGCCTGGCCTGGTCCGCCGATCCGGATCCGGTGGTCGCGAGCGCCGGCTGGGCACTGACCACCGAACGCGTGGCGAAGCAGCCCGAGGGCCTCGACCTCGCAGGACTGCTCGACGTCATCGAGGCGGAGATGAAGGACGCCCCGGATCGCTTGCAGTGGGCGATGAACCACTGCCTGGCCCAGATCGGGATCGAGCACGCCGAGTACCGCACCCGTGCGATCGGCATCGGTGAGCGCCTGGAGGTGCTCAAGGACTACCCGACCTCCCCGGGCTGCACCTCTCCGTTCGCGCCCGTCTGGATCAACGAGATGGTGCGCCGACAGTCCTGA
- a CDS encoding glycosyltransferase family 87 protein, protein MKRARTVSTVLLLTALSASLVLTVRKDDGYFADPAGLSWWYAASWALFAAAAWSLRKVPARYVAPLVLAGAVVVAATGLVAAPRTSTDSFRYAWDGRVQASGISPYDHPPADPALSSLRDDWLFPQGAACEGPDRAPVAGGTCTRINRPQVHTIYPPVAEGYFLLVHALSPPDTRHKALQSGAALLSVATAGVLLLVLRRRGDPRHAAYWAWCPAVPIEAVNNAHVDVLAVLLSVAALGVVAGRRVTGGVLFGLAIAAKLLPAVLLPGALSGVRRVRDAVAVLLPAAAAVCLLYLPYALGSNASVFGYLGGYAEEEGYDDASARGRYALLRLLLPDAWALPAVVAVMFVVVGYVLRRGDPQRPWSGALLVTGTAFLLMTPGYSWYALLLIALVALDGRWEWLGVAVAGAAAYVTGRALGDATGTVAYALAAGAVVGGWALRRRHAPASP, encoded by the coding sequence GTGAAGAGGGCTCGTACCGTAAGCACCGTCCTGCTCCTGACGGCCCTGTCCGCCTCGCTCGTGCTGACCGTGCGCAAGGACGACGGCTACTTCGCGGACCCGGCGGGGCTGTCCTGGTGGTACGCGGCCTCGTGGGCCCTGTTCGCCGCGGCGGCCTGGTCCCTGCGCAAGGTGCCCGCCCGGTACGTCGCCCCGCTGGTGCTCGCGGGCGCGGTGGTGGTCGCCGCCACCGGGCTGGTCGCGGCTCCCCGTACGAGCACCGACTCCTTCCGCTACGCCTGGGACGGCCGGGTGCAGGCCTCGGGGATCTCCCCGTACGACCATCCCCCGGCGGACCCCGCGCTCAGCAGCCTGCGCGACGACTGGCTCTTCCCGCAGGGCGCCGCCTGCGAGGGGCCGGACCGGGCACCGGTCGCGGGCGGGACGTGCACCCGGATCAACCGCCCGCAGGTGCACACCATCTACCCGCCCGTCGCGGAGGGCTACTTCCTCCTCGTCCACGCGCTCTCTCCGCCGGACACCCGGCACAAGGCGCTGCAGAGCGGCGCGGCCCTGCTGTCCGTGGCCACGGCCGGGGTTCTGCTGCTGGTCCTGCGGCGGCGCGGTGATCCCCGTCATGCGGCCTACTGGGCATGGTGCCCGGCCGTACCGATCGAGGCGGTGAACAACGCCCATGTCGACGTCCTCGCCGTGCTGTTGTCCGTCGCCGCGCTCGGAGTCGTCGCGGGGCGCCGGGTGACGGGCGGCGTGCTGTTCGGCCTGGCCATAGCGGCCAAGCTGCTGCCCGCCGTCCTGCTGCCGGGCGCCCTGTCCGGTGTACGGCGGGTCCGTGACGCGGTCGCCGTACTGCTGCCGGCCGCCGCGGCCGTCTGCCTGCTCTACCTGCCGTACGCCCTCGGCTCGAACGCCTCCGTGTTCGGCTACCTCGGCGGCTACGCCGAGGAGGAGGGGTACGACGACGCCTCGGCGCGCGGCCGGTACGCCTTGCTGCGGCTGCTGCTGCCCGACGCGTGGGCGCTGCCGGCGGTCGTGGCCGTCATGTTCGTGGTGGTCGGGTACGTACTGCGCCGGGGCGATCCCCAACGCCCTTGGAGCGGAGCCCTGTTGGTCACCGGAACCGCATTCCTCCTGATGACGCCCGGATACTCCTGGTACGCCCTCCTGCTGATCGCCCTCGTCGCCCTCGACGGCCGGTGGGAATGGCTCGGTGTCGCCGTCGCCGGCGCGGCCGCGTACGTCACCGGGCGGGCGCTGGGCGATGCGACGGGTACGGTCGCCTACGCGCTGGCCGCCGGGGCCGTCGTGGGCGGATGGGCCTTGCGCAGACGGCACGCCCCGGCCTCGCCCTGA
- a CDS encoding DUF2064 domain-containing protein → MTTLMVIAKEPVPGRVKTRLTPPFTPAEAAALAEAALADTLAAVAATPAERRVLVLEGRPGPWLPPGFEVVPQCAGGLDERLAAAFSACTGPALLIGMDTPQVTPALLGRADWAAYDAWFGPAVDGGFWALGLAEPDPALLRGVPMSVPETGAAQYARLEGAGLRIGRLPVLRDVDTAQDALLVAAAAPAGRFHALHTRLTTPSGTAVHA, encoded by the coding sequence GTGACGACGCTGATGGTGATCGCGAAGGAGCCGGTGCCGGGCCGGGTGAAGACACGCCTCACCCCTCCGTTCACCCCGGCCGAGGCGGCCGCCCTGGCGGAAGCCGCGCTCGCCGACACCTTGGCGGCGGTCGCCGCCACCCCGGCCGAACGGCGGGTCCTGGTCCTGGAGGGCCGCCCCGGACCATGGCTGCCCCCCGGCTTCGAGGTCGTCCCGCAGTGCGCCGGCGGCCTCGACGAACGGCTCGCCGCGGCCTTCTCCGCGTGCACCGGACCGGCCCTGCTGATCGGCATGGACACCCCGCAGGTCACCCCCGCTCTGCTGGGCCGGGCGGACTGGGCGGCGTACGACGCCTGGTTCGGGCCCGCGGTCGACGGGGGCTTCTGGGCGCTGGGGCTCGCGGAGCCGGATCCCGCGCTGCTGCGCGGGGTCCCGATGTCGGTGCCCGAGACGGGCGCCGCCCAGTACGCGCGCCTCGAGGGGGCGGGGCTGCGGATCGGACGGCTGCCCGTCCTGCGCGATGTGGACACCGCCCAGGACGCGCTGCTGGTGGCCGCCGCGGCCCCCGCCGGGCGCTTCCACGCGTTGCACACGCGGTTGACCACCCCGTCCGGCACGGCGGTCCACGCGTGA
- a CDS encoding response regulator transcription factor, producing MHPEAPRRILVVDDDPTVTEVVTGYLKHAGFLVDNAADGHEALVFAANGHPDLVVLDLMLPGMDGIDVCRALRRSSPATAVIMLTARGEEEDRVLGLEVGADDYVTKPFSPRELVLRVEAVLRRRTAVAAAAPGAGTLLRAADLVVDPAARRAVKGGDDLALTLREFDLLVYFMRNPGRAVSREQLLQEVWGWGFGDLSTVTVHTRRLRTKIEEDPASPRLIQTVWGVGYRFDSSEEKD from the coding sequence ATGCACCCTGAAGCACCGCGTCGGATCCTCGTCGTCGATGACGACCCGACGGTCACCGAAGTCGTCACCGGCTACCTCAAGCACGCCGGTTTCCTCGTCGACAACGCCGCCGACGGACACGAGGCCCTGGTGTTCGCCGCGAACGGGCACCCCGATCTCGTCGTCCTGGACCTGATGCTCCCCGGAATGGACGGCATCGACGTGTGCCGCGCCCTGCGCCGGAGTTCACCGGCGACCGCCGTCATCATGCTCACGGCGCGAGGCGAGGAGGAAGACCGCGTACTCGGCCTGGAGGTGGGCGCCGACGACTACGTCACCAAGCCCTTCAGCCCGCGCGAACTCGTGCTGCGGGTGGAGGCCGTACTGCGCCGCCGTACCGCCGTCGCGGCCGCCGCCCCCGGGGCCGGCACCCTCCTGAGGGCCGCGGACCTGGTGGTCGACCCGGCCGCTCGCCGAGCGGTCAAGGGAGGGGACGACCTCGCCCTGACCCTGCGGGAGTTCGACCTCCTCGTGTACTTCATGCGCAATCCGGGCCGGGCCGTGAGCCGGGAGCAGCTCCTGCAAGAGGTGTGGGGCTGGGGGTTCGGCGACCTCTCGACCGTGACCGTCCACACGCGACGGCTTCGAACCAAGATCGAGGAGGACCCGGCGAGCCCCAGACTGATCCAGACCGTCTGGGGTGTGGGTTACCGCTTCGACTCCTCCGAAGAGAAGGACTGA
- a CDS encoding ABC transporter ATP-binding protein gives MRDHQGTAAVAAAREAGGTPIVVVDDVSHSFGSGAQAVHALRGVSFEVRRGELTALRGRSGSGKTTLLNLVGGLDTPTSGRIALDGTDLAALDEPGLLALRRDRIGFVFQSFGLIPVLTAAENVGIPMRLRRVPAKEREERARTLLALVGLADHAGQRPGELSGGQQQRVAVARALANDPDLIIADEPTGQLDSETGRSIMELLRAVVRSESVTILVATHDPNLIELADRVVELRDGRVLGPGTPADPTASGA, from the coding sequence ATGAGGGACCATCAGGGAACGGCTGCGGTCGCGGCGGCCCGGGAGGCCGGCGGCACGCCCATCGTGGTGGTGGACGACGTGAGCCACAGCTTCGGCAGCGGAGCGCAGGCCGTCCACGCCCTGCGCGGTGTGTCCTTCGAGGTTCGCCGCGGCGAACTCACCGCCCTCAGGGGCCGGTCGGGCTCCGGCAAGACCACCCTGCTGAACCTCGTCGGCGGCCTCGACACCCCGACCAGCGGCCGGATCGCCCTCGACGGCACCGACCTGGCGGCCCTCGACGAACCGGGCCTGCTCGCCCTGCGCCGCGACCGCATCGGCTTCGTCTTCCAGTCCTTCGGCCTGATCCCCGTCCTCACCGCCGCCGAGAACGTCGGCATACCGATGCGCCTGCGACGCGTGCCCGCCAAGGAGCGCGAGGAACGCGCCCGGACCCTGCTCGCCCTGGTCGGCCTCGCGGACCACGCCGGGCAGCGCCCCGGCGAACTCTCCGGCGGCCAGCAGCAGCGCGTCGCGGTGGCCCGCGCCCTGGCCAACGACCCCGACCTGATCATCGCGGACGAACCCACGGGCCAGCTCGACTCGGAGACCGGCCGGTCGATCATGGAACTGCTGCGCGCGGTGGTGCGCAGCGAGTCGGTCACCATCCTCGTCGCCACCCACGACCCCAACCTGATCGAACTCGCCGACCGGGTCGTGGAACTGCGCGACGGCCGCGTCCTCGGACCCGGCACGCCCGCCGACCCGACCGCCTCCGGCGCGTAG